One window of Nocardia nova SH22a genomic DNA carries:
- a CDS encoding putative phage holin: MKRFVVLIAAALAGLLALYVAPDRETVGNSILAALAVVSWLFVAVYGLRSQWRATASGRAIMRLVMCIGLICTQGITAVLTDFGYPGRDIIRPLLLLGVAVAVLDLLITLVRIQRQERTPRED, from the coding sequence ATGAAGCGGTTCGTGGTGCTGATCGCCGCCGCGCTCGCGGGACTATTGGCGCTGTACGTGGCGCCGGACCGCGAGACGGTGGGCAATAGCATCCTCGCCGCTCTCGCGGTGGTGTCGTGGCTGTTCGTCGCCGTCTACGGTCTGCGCTCGCAGTGGCGGGCGACGGCGTCCGGGCGGGCGATCATGCGCCTCGTGATGTGCATCGGCCTCATCTGCACGCAGGGAATCACCGCGGTGCTCACCGATTTCGGCTACCCCGGCCGCGACATCATCCGGCCACTGCTGCTGCTCGGCGTCGCGGTCGCGGTGCTCGACCTACTCATCACCCTGGTGCGCATCCAGCGCCAGGAGCGCACCCCGAGGGAGGACTGA
- a CDS encoding peptidoglycan DD-metalloendopeptidase family protein, with translation MSARYWPLGAGRIVTSGFGARPEGWHWGCDFGRDGGSGGMPVYAAQAGRVIYAGAASGFGGPDPAGWIVLDHPTEAGSGTTVYGHIVREVSIGQQVAAGQRIGHINPSSATNGGVAPHLHFEVHRSVWSSPGPDRLDPLPWLTGAKEPGGENMPADIPAPVPVTFGIDISSFQAGLDLAQVFREGFEFVIAKVTEGDYYRDAQWRGFRDATLAAGKILVGYHYVRGDCDIEAQADLFLSHIGDPSIPAMIDHEANSGGANVARAMVAALQRRGVHVGLTYLPRWYHGQIGSPDLTGLPPLMSSSYGANRAGYASAIYPGSNDSGWNGYGGLDVAIFQFSEAGRVAGRNVDVDAFRGTPDQLRALLTGDEEMPSADEIAKAVWAHRPAKPNGKTDATTGEMLGWTDHHAGLAVDQLAGAGSKDQPGDLDPTRWDFLADRSVPEALGLIGAKLGIPGFRDPLAGGR, from the coding sequence GTGAGCGCCCGGTATTGGCCGCTCGGCGCCGGGCGAATCGTGACGAGCGGGTTCGGCGCACGCCCCGAGGGCTGGCACTGGGGCTGCGATTTCGGGCGCGACGGCGGAAGCGGCGGGATGCCCGTGTACGCCGCGCAGGCCGGTCGCGTCATCTACGCCGGGGCGGCCTCCGGGTTCGGTGGCCCGGATCCCGCCGGATGGATCGTGCTCGATCATCCGACCGAAGCAGGCAGCGGCACAACGGTTTACGGGCACATCGTGCGCGAGGTCAGCATCGGCCAGCAGGTCGCGGCAGGCCAGCGCATCGGCCACATCAACCCGTCCTCGGCCACGAACGGGGGCGTCGCCCCGCACCTGCATTTCGAGGTGCACCGGTCGGTGTGGTCGTCGCCCGGCCCGGACCGACTCGACCCGCTGCCGTGGCTGACCGGCGCGAAAGAACCAGGAGGCGAAAATATGCCAGCAGATATACCGGCCCCGGTGCCGGTCACGTTCGGTATCGACATCTCGAGCTTTCAGGCCGGGCTCGACCTCGCGCAGGTGTTCCGCGAGGGGTTCGAGTTCGTGATCGCGAAAGTCACCGAGGGCGACTACTACCGCGACGCCCAGTGGCGCGGATTCCGCGACGCCACCCTCGCCGCGGGCAAGATCCTCGTCGGCTACCACTACGTACGCGGCGACTGCGATATCGAGGCACAGGCCGATCTGTTCCTGTCCCACATCGGCGACCCCAGCATTCCCGCGATGATCGACCACGAGGCGAACTCCGGCGGCGCCAACGTCGCCCGCGCGATGGTCGCCGCGCTCCAGCGCCGCGGCGTGCACGTCGGTCTGACCTATCTGCCGCGCTGGTACCACGGCCAGATCGGATCGCCCGACCTGACCGGCCTGCCCCCGCTGATGTCCTCGAGCTACGGCGCCAACCGCGCCGGATACGCATCGGCCATCTACCCCGGCAGCAACGACAGCGGATGGAACGGATACGGCGGACTCGACGTCGCGATATTCCAGTTCTCCGAGGCCGGTCGCGTCGCTGGCCGAAACGTGGATGTCGACGCATTCCGCGGCACCCCCGACCAACTCCGAGCACTACTGACAGGAGACGAAGAAATGCCCAGTGCAGACGAAATCGCCAAGGCCGTATGGGCGCACCGCCCCGCCAAGCCCAACGGCAAGACCGACGCCACCACCGGCGAGATGCTCGGATGGACCGATCATCACGCCGGACTCGCGGTCGACCAGCTGGCGGGCGCCGGATCGAAGGACCAGCCCGGCGACCTCGACCCGACCCGGTGGGACTTCCTCGCCGACCGGTCCGTGCCCGAGGCGCTCGGCCTGATCGGCGCGAAGCTCGGCATCCCCGGATTCCGTGACCCGCTGGCCGGTGGCCGGTGA
- a CDS encoding helix-turn-helix domain-containing protein produces MSTSTSTRDVINHYLRLRGMSVPDLARRSKINERHVWRYVDEEKPVTPSLPFAVRLAGALEISIATLAGLGMPDVDLTALEWSAWVTEMDGVQRIEVERITILQEGTFLQVFGEADPDHVDTGSYSWSGEGRLLQDRNIAVWYKASTPGIASNGMFHLTLHPHGTYAQGRWMGTSHDGMNEFGFGTVARTRELAVAGLHAIKDTIGTLRDWPDLPYLEVPDTNRS; encoded by the coding sequence ATGAGCACCAGCACCAGCACCAGAGACGTTATCAATCACTACCTGCGGCTGCGCGGAATGTCCGTGCCGGATCTCGCCAGGCGGTCGAAGATCAATGAGCGCCATGTGTGGCGGTATGTCGATGAAGAGAAGCCAGTGACGCCGTCGTTGCCGTTCGCTGTTCGGCTCGCCGGTGCGCTCGAGATATCGATCGCCACGCTAGCCGGTCTGGGTATGCCGGATGTCGACCTGACCGCGCTGGAGTGGTCGGCGTGGGTGACCGAGATGGACGGTGTGCAGCGGATCGAGGTCGAGCGGATCACGATCTTGCAGGAGGGCACCTTCCTGCAGGTGTTCGGCGAGGCGGATCCGGATCACGTCGACACCGGATCGTATTCCTGGTCCGGCGAGGGCCGGTTGCTGCAGGACCGCAATATTGCGGTCTGGTACAAGGCGAGCACTCCGGGAATCGCCTCGAACGGAATGTTCCACCTCACGCTGCACCCGCACGGCACGTACGCGCAGGGCAGGTGGATGGGCACCTCGCACGACGGCATGAACGAATTCGGATTCGGCACCGTGGCGCGGACGCGAGAGCTGGCGGTGGCCGGTCTGCACGCGATCAAGGACACCATCGGCACCCTCCGGGATTGGCCGGATCTTCCGTATCTCGAAGTTCCTGACACGAATCGGTCGTGA
- a CDS encoding DUF7620 family protein, with protein sequence MWRRRSKPVARPEPEDLRRAREANERADADLAQARAQWGTVNQLHAEYEKVLERNGFGESIEIAFRRKVAGT encoded by the coding sequence ATGTGGCGACGCCGGAGTAAGCCTGTCGCGCGGCCCGAGCCCGAGGACCTGCGCCGCGCCCGTGAGGCCAACGAGCGCGCCGACGCCGACCTCGCGCAGGCCCGCGCCCAGTGGGGCACCGTGAATCAGCTGCACGCCGAATACGAAAAAGTGTTGGAGCGCAACGGTTTCGGCGAGTCGATCGAAATCGCGTTCCGTCGAAAGGTGGCTGGTACATGA